The genome window ACTTCCATCAAATAGCTCCGGAAATTCAGACCTATGGAACGGTCAAGCTGCTGCCCATTGAGCTCGAAGAGCCAGTCCGCCTGGAAATGACGGAACAACTGAATCTGCTTCTGGCAGACACCATGACCCTCCGCGATCTCTATAAAAAATCGCACTGGCAGACCTCAGGGCCGACTTTTTACCAACTCCACCTCCTTTTTGACAAGCATTTCAATGAGCAATCCGAACTGATCGACGCGATTGCCGAGCGCGTTCAGACGCTCGGAGGCGTCAGCATTGCTATGGCGGCCGACGTTGCCGAGACGACCCGCATTGCGCGTCCTCCGCGCGGGAGGGAGGAGGTCCCGGTCCAGATTTCCCGGTTGCTCGACACGCACCAGATCGTTATCGGGTATGTGCGGCAACTCGCTCGTCGCGCCTCCGAACTGGGCGACGATGGAACCAACGACATTCTGGTTAGCGAAGTTTTGCGCACCAATGAGATGCAGGTCTGGTTCCTCAGCGAGCATCTGGTCGAGATGCCTCTGGTTGAGGCTAAACCGTAGATGACGGGTAGCGGGTTGACCATCATCGTTTGCGCGTAGGCCGCCAAGCCGTTTCTTCGGCCAGAAACCGGCCTCAGAATGACCTCGCGTGAAGCGCCTTAACCTGCTGTATTCTGCCGAAACTGAAGGGTCCGATCCCCTGACCTTGCCGAGGCATGGCCGGCCACGGTTGTTTCCTCAGGAGGTCGGGGCTTCAGCTCCGACATTTGACAGGCCCCGCCCTCCGTCATTCCGATCCCGCAAAACGGGAGAGGAATCTGCTGGTACGTCAGCTCCGAAGTTTATCGCGCCTCTAGCCAACGGGCTTCAGCCACTGAAGCGCTCATCGGGAAATTCTGAAGCACTGACCCGCGGTTCCTGACTCCTGGCTCCTGGCTCCTGCCTTCCAGCCTCTCCCGCCGATTTTGCTTGACAATCACTGGCCTAGCATGGTAGTCTCTTCTCAGTGCCTGTAAGCGTGCGGCTTTCCGGGACTAAAAGTAACGAAATGGGACAGAAAAACACGTTTTTTGAAAAACAAACCGGAGAGGTTGTTGAAAACAAATAGAAATGGCCAAAAAACAAACCGGAACGAACCGGAAAACAAAGCGGAGAAGTTGTTGAAAACACGTATCTGTGGAAAAAACAAACCGGAACGAACCTAAAAACGAAGCTACCGATCTTGTTGAAAACATTAGAGGGTCAAAAAACGAACCGGAGACGAACCTGGAGAAGATTCTCTTCAATGTAGCCTGCCTTGGCGTTGCGATTGCCTGCCCGCCTGGGACCCGCAGGTCTGGCTCGCTGCGTCAAGGCAAAGCCCTGCGCGGGTTGTGAACAGCAGTCGGCATCTGATAAAATCCAACTCAAGTAAGCACACCCAAGATCGTGGCGCATGCTGTGAGAAACCCCACAAAGACGAGTGGGCGGCGAGTCATGAGTGGGAAGAGGATGGTGAAAGACAACGAGGGTACTCATGGATCAACCAACTGTTTTTGTGGTGGGCGCCGGCCCCGCTGGGCTTTTCGCAGCCCGCAAAATCGCCGCAGCCGGACATCGTGTCCTGATTCTTAACCGGGACGTCAAGCCGGGCGGCCTTGCCGAGTACGGCATTTATCCCCAGAAATTCCATATGAAGAGCGGCCTGCGGAAACAGTTTGCCAAAATTCTCGCCATGCCAAACCTGGATTACATCGGCAACGTAAGGGTGCGCTGCGACGAACCGCTGACGGTTGAGCGACTGAAAGACTGGAACCCCTCAGCCATCGTGTTCGCGGTAGGCGCGCAGGGCACCAAGAACCTGGGCCTTCCCGGCGAGGACGCGAAGGGCGTCTATTCCGCCAAAGATTTCGTTTATCACTACAACTTGCTGCCTCCGTTTGCCTCGCAGGATTTCTCTACCGGGCGCCGAGTGGCCATCGTCGGGATGGGCAACGTCATGGTGGATATCGCGCGCTGGCTGCTGGTTGACCAGCCGGGCCAACGGCCTGAAGAGGTGATCGTGATCGCGCGGCGCGGGCCGTTTGAAGTCAAGTTTGACCGCAAGGAATTCGACGAAGTTGAAACCTTCCTGGACCGCAGGTTGTTTCAGGAGGAACTCAGCCGTGTGGCGGAAGCCTGCAAGGCCGTCGGCCAGGATGTCAGCCAGGTTGCCGACAAATGCTTTCCGTGGCTTAAAATCCAGCCGGAAAATTCGCCGGCGTCCAGGCTGAGTTTTCGATTTCTCTGTTCTCCCGTGGAGATTGAGCCTGGAGCGGACGGCCGCATTGCGCGGCTTCGGGTGGTTGAGAACATTCTCGTCCGCGACGGCGAAAATACGCGCCCGAAGGTAACGGATGCCGAGTCGCTTCTGGATGTCGATACTCTCATCTTTGCCATCGGCGACCTTGCCGACCCGGGTCTGGGTCTGCCTTATGCCAAAAACTGCTATGTGACCAACTCCAGTCCCGCGGAATCGGACCGCGCCTCCTACGAAGTTTTTGATCCGGCGTCCGGCAGCGTGATGGACGGCGTGTTCGTGGTGGGATGGGCCCGCAAGGCCAGCGAAGGGCTGGTGGGCAAAGCCCGCTTTGACGCCGAGCACGGGATCGAGCATGTGCTCAAGTATCTCGAAATCGCCGCGCCAAAAGAACCGGCCACAACCGCAGAGATCCTGGGCGAAATCCGGGCGAGAGGAAT of Terriglobia bacterium contains these proteins:
- a CDS encoding FAD-dependent oxidoreductase, whose protein sequence is MDQPTVFVVGAGPAGLFAARKIAAAGHRVLILNRDVKPGGLAEYGIYPQKFHMKSGLRKQFAKILAMPNLDYIGNVRVRCDEPLTVERLKDWNPSAIVFAVGAQGTKNLGLPGEDAKGVYSAKDFVYHYNLLPPFASQDFSTGRRVAIVGMGNVMVDIARWLLVDQPGQRPEEVIVIARRGPFEVKFDRKEFDEVETFLDRRLFQEELSRVAEACKAVGQDVSQVADKCFPWLKIQPENSPASRLSFRFLCSPVEIEPGADGRIARLRVVENILVRDGENTRPKVTDAESLLDVDTLIFAIGDLADPGLGLPYAKNCYVTNSSPAESDRASYEVFDPASGSVMDGVFVVGWARKASEGLVGKARFDAEHGIEHVLKYLEIAAPKEPATTAEILGEIRARGIEAVTKEDIAVLGQIELQQAQSLGLKEFKFSTNEEMLRAIEARVAS
- a CDS encoding DNA starvation/stationary phase protection protein; this encodes MKSHTMKMNASSARVSAQPHFHQIAPEIQTYGTVKLLPIELEEPVRLEMTEQLNLLLADTMTLRDLYKKSHWQTSGPTFYQLHLLFDKHFNEQSELIDAIAERVQTLGGVSIAMAADVAETTRIARPPRGREEVPVQISRLLDTHQIVIGYVRQLARRASELGDDGTNDILVSEVLRTNEMQVWFLSEHLVEMPLVEAKP